The nucleotide sequence CTCAGAAAACTCAGTGTTCCTTTTGTCAGCCCAGATTCCCTCTTGCATTTTCCATATCTCcagtttttttcatatttttgaacCGTCATCAAACCTGTCCTTTTATATATAACCTCTCTGTCTTAAGTGATGTTTTGCAGCCTAGAAGTAGCCTTAACATTTAAGCAACATTTTAGATTATAATGTCTGCTTGCTAGATATCTAAGATCTCAAAAGGAAACATCAGGTGAGGTCATCTTTGAGGTGAGGTCAGACTAGAAAGGTTCCAGTTTGTTTGCTAAAGGGAATGTGTTTATTTGGAGGGATTATACTGATTGGAGGAATTTTTTTTCAGGTCATCTGATTCATCAGGAGCACATGTTTATCAGGATTGTTAATAGGTGTACCAGCTCTTTCTCTGAATTAAATTGATTTGGAGGTCACAGTGTTTTCAGGATCTGAGAAAGGTCACTTTTATGGGCTTTCTGGTTCTAGTGCATACAAAGTGAGAGCTGTGGTCTCATCCTTGACACAACTAATTGTTCGGCTCAGATTCTAATTGTTTGTGCTATTCATGGACAGTATCTCAAGGGGTGGTTAAAGGACAAGAGAGTGTCTGGTTCAGGAACCTCAGGGTGACAGGAATGGTTTTTGCAGATTATTGTCATTGTGTTCAAGCGGATCTTCATCTGGTACTGCAGCGGGTCTCAGCAGCATAAACAGTGGCTAAGATTAAAGGATCAGGAGTGAAAGAGTGAGATCTTGAACACAAgtagctgaaatgagctttcgCTGTAAGTAGGGGGGTCCCTCCTCTGGTCGGTATCTGTGTTCTGAACCAAGTTTTAGATTTCAGCAAATGGCAAATATTTCCAATGGTTTGTTTCCTAATAATGGCCTGAAGTGGAAGCTaagaaatattaaatgaaaatgaGAGACATTTAAACATTGAACAAAATTGACATCTTTCCAAGAAATGAAGTACCAACTCACGAACttgtcagattttattttggagtTTTTTGATGGCGACTAAATTATCTAACTTTTTGTGGAAACAGTATGAAAGGAAGATTTGTTCACTGCCTCTTTTACCcctatttttctcattgttttctttttcttcgaCAGGATTACTGATGAAAAACAGTTGGGCAGCATTTCTGTTCACGTGTTGTACAATAATAAGTTTGGTTTGGCTATAGTCAactattaattataattaataattattaacaaaatcattaacaaagtttaaatatttaatttcagcCAAACAACTTTCGTTCTGGCTAGGATTGTACtgtaaataccagcccaatacAACATTATTATAGAACTATCATTAAAAGAGAACTAGAGTTCTCAGACAGCAAGCCCTACACACATAgatagaataaaaacaaacaactttccaaaattatttttgttaagtttttattaacaaaaattatTCAACTTTGGATTAACATACTTaagtaaacaaactctttaactaggctaataacattcaactaaactaataaggaaaaatgaaagaataaggaaaactaataaactatataaaacaaaaagggggaacaaaagactaaaactgaaaCCAATAAAATTATGTAATGATTTTACAGTTCAATgtgaatatttatgtttaagaagtAAGGTTTGTCTTCAGGAATTTGGATTTAGGCCAAAAATTGTTTCAAAACTAAATAAGAACAACATTTTATACACGTTCAAGCAATcagttcacaatgcaaatcagaaggaaaaataaattagtatttttattgagaatttaaaaaataatttgccAGAATTATAAATTAATAACCATTTTACAATTGATTTTTGTAGTTGTGTAATTAGCCTTCAGTAATTTGAATGGAGTTATGAAATCCATTCGATGGCAGTGAGGAATGTTTGTGGCCTCTCACAAGATGGCGAACGAATGGAGGCTCACAATTTGACCACCTTGGCAGCAGGCGTGATGATGTCACATCTTGTGTTAGCTGTTCAGCTAACCCAAAGGACAAAGCTTATTTTAGCGACTTATTTAAGTTCCACATGTACTTTAAAGTAATATAGGTATTAATGTATGTATGAGTGCTGGCGCCGCGTTATGGCTGATCTGCGTTTAAACCACTCactgaaataaagtttattgttactcaaaaacaaaacaaaaaaaacaaatgaccgGCATCAAGGCTCAGAGGACTGTTATGAACAAAGCAGTTTAGCACCACAAAGACAATTAAACACAATGAGaataaacaacttttaaattgttttacccTAAATTCCTTTAcccaacctcttacgtgaattGTTCTGGTGAACAGAAGACCCAAAGGAAGCTGTTCTCGGCCAATCAGATAGGGCAGGCTTTGGCTTCTTGCCCCTGCACACATGGTTCCTATGTCATCTTCTATCAGGCAAGGAGAGGGACTAGTGTCGTCGATAACATGATCAAAGACACCATCTTATCTTCGGCTCAGATTCTTTTCTGCAGAAGCCCAGACAGAAAGGTTAAGGCAACTAGTCTTATTTCTGGCTGGGATATAGTCGTCAGATGCACAAACAACAAACCGtacttaactttttttttgatCCAAAGATGTTTTATTCTGCCAGCAAGATCAGGACATTCAGATGCTTGTGCTCGTGTTTTCCCTTGTGCTGCTCTGGAAGAGCTGCGAGTAAGAGGACGAACGATGATGGACACCAGAGTCTTGTACCATGATGTTATGGGGATTCCAAGCCgtgactcctccttcctagGAGTTGTCCTGAATGTTGGGTTAATGATGTGCATTCTggaatttaaagtttttctcttttgtttgcgTAGTTCAGTGGTTGTTCTCCATCCATGGCTGGACCCAGCACCTGTCACTAATTACAGTGAAGAGCTGGAGATTATTTATACTGTAGGTCTGCTTTAAGCACTAACAAGCTctattttttaaaagtatttctttttttaaattcttgttCTATCACAGTGCGCAGACACACGTTTTCATTGCCCTGCAAGCTGATCTCATCAGTACTTTTAATAAGTGTTTTGTCCAAATGTCAGTGCCCTCCAAGACTCAGGAGATGACCTTTACAAGACCTGTGCATCTGAACATGATTAAAGCACCTGTAAAAACTGGAGGTACTTATCAAAATGTCAAAAGATGCTATTTTCAAGACTTGACCAGGCATTGAAGAGCTGCTCCTGAGAATCTTTAGGTGGTTTATAGTATTCTATACCTTTCTGCTTAAGTAGACGGCAGATCATTAACTTATTTGCCACAAAGGTTTTCTAAACATTGTTGCACGTAAAATCTCCAGAAATACTTCCTTCTTTATCTCCTGCATAGATTTTCATCATTATAAgctgccagagctacagtggggTGGAGGAAATTAGATTACCTCCTGAATGTTGCTCACTCACATTACACAGTCTCTACTTTTTGTGGcggtttaattttattttagagaGATCGAATATCAACCATAAATCATTATATGAAAAGTATAAACTGATTTGCATGTCATTGGGCTAAATACCTTTGTGATTTTTCTTTGGCCAgttctttgttgttttggtggtatgttttgggtcacagTAATGTTGGACGACCTATCTATGATCCAGCGTCAGTGCTCTGGCTGAGAAAAaggtttttaggatttttatgGCACATATCCATGGGGATTGTCCCAGAAccccaaacagaaaaacatcacaAAGCCTAATGTCTCCACCTCCTTGCTGGACTGTGAGGATGATGTTATGAAGGTCATACTCAGCATTTCTCTTCCTCAAAAACCCCCAAAGATCAACTTGATCCCTAAGAGCTGagtttttgtttcttcagcCTTCTCTGAATCATGTAGATGCACCTCCACGTGTGCTTTCCACATAAGAGCAATGCAGGATTTCACCTTAATATGTAACCGAAGATTTTCTTGATTGCTTTGGTCCTCAGATTAAAACAGTCAAGAAGTGCACTGATCCCTCAACTTCCTCATGACCATTCTAACTCCAAGAGGCAAGATCTTGTGCTGAGCTCCAATCTGTGCCAGCAGGAATTAGGTCTGATATTCCTAAACTTCATCTGTGACCATTTGatgtattttcagttttctttatgcGGTCAGCCTGACAACGCTTCACACTGTTCAGCTCTCTGTTCTATACATCAAAGCAATTTGAATAAAACTAAATGgttacaaataaagaaaaaaaaactatgcagAATCACTTTATATCCACTGCTGCTGAATTCTGAAACTTGGCCTTGTACACCTGTGTGCCAGCTCAGCCCCCATCTCCTAGTTTCGCTCACTTCACAGGACATTGCATCACAGAGTTACACTTATTTCTTGGAGACTTACACTAACCCAAATGGAGTTTGCATAACACTAAAAGCAGCTTTGGACAGAAGTTCGTATGGatggtaaaaataaattgtaaaaagtTTAGGTACACCCTGCCAGTACAAACTGACGACGCAGAACAGTGTGTTAAACACTAAGAAGCAACAATCTGAGGGACCATCTGTATAATTTAATCACCATCTCATTTTCATGGAGAAAACTTGGCTTTTTGTTAATTGACATCTGCGGGCATTACTAAAAGCTCCCTTAAGGTCCCTCCACAGCATTTAAATCAGGATGGGATTTAGACTTTGACTAAACCAGTGCAACACCTTGATTCCTTTTTTTAGCCACATTGCTGTAGATGATTTCCCTGTTGATGAGCCGAGCTTCAGCTGTCAGAAAGATGGCTTCCCATTTCTCTGTAGAGCATTTTTCAAATCAGAGATGTTTATGGTCGACCGCAAGGTGCTTAGCTTCTGCGACTGCAAAAggagcccaaatcatcactccCCTACCCCTGTGCTTGACAGCTGGAATAAATGGTTGATTGCGTTGATATGCTGGGTTTGTTTTCACTATGGTCTCatcctttgaaaaaaacatgattgcaacaaattagcttttttcttttaacctttCCTAAATTAATGGGCAGCTAAAATATTTCTTCTTTGGGGTCATTGCTGATATCTTTCCTGCCTGGCATTGTGATAACACACACCTGTGTACTCAAACTGCCAAAACTCAAATTCAGATAAGCCATAAAGAAGGActtttgcattttctttaaaaaaaatgcaaaacagctCTTAGAAAAAGAGTTGACATCAAAAGATTGTTTTTATGATAATGACAATTATAATAATTATGTTGTGTACTGAACTTCGATTAAAGCAGATTTGAGGGCTACTTTATtgacaacacatttaaatttccAACAGCATAAAACATGATAATGATGCTCTTTAAAGGTCATTCCATCTTATCACTGTATGGTGCTCACAACAGAAAGAGTAGCTCATTAAGCCTCAACCTGCCAACCTATGTGTGTACCACCTATATACACAGCCGGCCTGCCATTAGgcgaaaaataaaaacactcatAGGGCTTTCTGAGGTCAATTTAAAAGGCCAAATTGCCTGTTGAGCCTTGTCAATCCAAGGTAGGAGTGGATTTAAGTCCTGACACGGCGAACGTATACTCAGACTACAGTTAAGTGAATGTAGGGTGCTGATTTCTTTTATacctttttttattacataCATATTAGacatttgtaaagtgccttttgGGGTTAAAAAATACATGAAGTTTCACACtttctactttttttctttccgtATGTTTCCAGGAAAACTAGAAACAGGAAATGTGTGAAGAATACGAGCtccacagaaaaacaacaatcttctcatgaacaaaaaaaaaaaacctgaatctACACAGTTTTTTTCAGGAACCAATGGTTTaacacaatattttctttttgagttattctaggTGGGTTTAGAAGGCAGAGAAAAGATGAACAGATGTTTCGCCACTTTTTTTTGGCAACTTGAAGGAGAGTAGAGCTTCATTTgcagtttctttattttgtatgttGCTACTCAAGGAACATTAgtctgagaaaaaataaaataaaaaaacaataggtGAACTCCAGACCTCCCATAAGAATGCAAGGCAGTGGTGTATTCTTTCACTAACAAATGTGCATTAACAAGAACCTTGGACTTCCACGGGATtttagaaaatttaaagttCAAAGAAAAATTCACAGGAAAAGATATATTTTACTTTGTGTGCATTTAAGCCGATGACACCACCAGAGCTACAAGAAGAAAGCTGTTCAGCTGGCATTAGTAAGCACTTTGGTGGACGAGCGCCTTTTAACATTTCTGAAGCATCCAAGTTACGTTTCAGCACAGTCTGAATCTGATGAACCCACGTCATGACGGATGCTGCAGTCGAGGTCAAAGCTGAAGATAATGATCACCCTTAGAACTTTAGTACTAATCAGTTTAAATTTCTGTTTGACTTGGTCCATCTTATTAGTTAGCATTTTATATTTGCCTGTGGTAAAAAAGTAAATGCTGTGTTCTACTTGTATCACATTGGATAATGGTGTGATTTGTCATCGCAGCTTTAGCTCACTCAGGTTCTCTGTTTTGGATTTCTTTCTTCCATCATCCCTCTGGTGTTGGCTGGGATGATGGTGATGGAATAAGCATGGTGTAGTTCACTGGTAGGACTGAGCTCATAAGTCTGTTGGCCTAGCAAATATTTTCCATAGGCGTATAGCATGTAAACAAATAAGTGGAGCTTGAAAAATCACCTTCATAGAACGCATTGACCAGCCCAGATGTTGTCATTGGATGATTATATCAAATTAGAAACAAactacaacaaaaaagaaaaacaactagaAAAGCCGAACTTGTCATTAAGTCCAATATTTGGCAAACTTTATGTGAAGTGACTCTAATTGATCTGAAAGACAAATCCGGCTTGCAGCTTTAAACCCTCGGAGGTCCGCTCTTGTTGTGGTCCCCTTGGTTTTGGAACCCTTCCCGGACTCTTTCGGGTGAACCTTCTGGTGATTTACATAAGGAACAGAACTTAAACCTTTCAAGAGGAAATTTATAGCCCTCCTCCAAATTTTAACTGTCCCTGCTTTGCATCAAGACGATCCTGTGGCTTCAGTAACGTGCTCTGCAAGGCTGTGGGTAGGTTTTagatttgtattgttttatctTCTGGTCCAGATATCCTTTTTATATTCTAATAACTTTGTGTCTGAGAGAAGTATGTAGAAAAATTGAGCTCTTGTCAACCAgtcagtttccagatggttgAGTGGATTCAAATCTTTTCTGCCTTTATATTTTCATCAATTTTGGAGCTCAAAACTTGACAGAGTCCCTTTGCTGTTTCACAGCTAGCTGTTCACAAAATGGTCTGCCCCCTCTTGTCTGTCTCAGTGCAAGGACAGAGAAGAAAGGAGGACAACTATgcccaaacattttaaatttggacAAAAATTCAAATTTCTGTCCAGTTTTCTGTCTGATGTGATTCTTCAGTCATTTTCTTGACAtcttttaaaattacattttctttcctgGTTAGACgctttttcctttatttctaaCAGACTTAAAAGTCCAATCCTATTTCTTCTCCTTTACTCATGTACTTAATCTcatgtttaaaaacataacactatatatttttctgtttctagttgtcttctttttggagaaCTATATTGTTGGTGCTTATCAAAGTTCACATGGCTGCCATCGACTAACTGCTGAAACGCTAAACAAAGTTTTtggctttgttttctttctgctgtCTGTAGACAAACAACCCATCCATGTTTGAAGTGTGAAGCTCTTTTGTGTTTGAATGATTCATTGGTCAGTTTTAAGTGGTGTAAGAAGAGGGAAATAAACACTCCTTCACAAAAGGagttgattatttattttcagctgaAAGGCAGATTCCCTGGAAGCAAAGCATGAAAGAAAGGGGTGGGATTGTGATTGAGGAGAAGGGGTTGGTGGTCTCCACTAAGACCTGCTCCAGACCATTTCCCTCCATGTTGACTCCCAGTTCGTTTCTGGATtgattttaagttttatttattttttcttatgtttacaTGGTCTTGCATCTTAGTATCTGTCCGTCTTGATCCAGTTGTATGCTTCTTCATGCTCAGGTCGGCAGGTCAGTTACTGTTGGTCGTCCCAAAGTCAAACAGGAGCTTGAGCTGCCTTGGCTAACCAGACAGGCTAacccacttcctgttttcaaatCTCCTCTTTGGCTTTTAACTCAGTTTGAGATGCTGGCCTTTATTGTTCTATTAACTGGTCATTACTGttactgtttttattgatttgaatgtttttatacTTGCTAGAACTTTTAATTCTTTGTATTTTTGGGATTCGCTTTGTTCTTTTAtcagtgtaaagcactttggtaaacagtgttgttttaaagtgcttCATAAAAATCGTATTGTGTTCATTTGTCTTCTTGTTTTGGATGCAAGCTGCATTTTCAAcagcttttttaaatttgtacCTGTGTGACTGGGCATTATGTAtcttttctattattttgtAATGCTGTGTCTTATATTTACTGTTTTCATATTATATGGCGTAACAACCAACAAACTTTTGAGATTGCATGTGTTACATCAAACAAAATGGTTTGCATAACTATGTAGTGTGTATATGTATTCAGCCTGTTTTGTTCTGGTTGCCCTAAATACAATCTAGTGGAACCAGCTGACTTTGACCAACTCACAGAGCGCCGTTGAATCCCTCAtctgaaaatacaaataatacaaCTATAAACGAACCTAGAAATTCCTGTACACCTTAACCAACAGGCCGTGCAAGCAGaacaataatcagagaagcagcaaagaggcccatggtaactttggaggagctacagagatccatggctcaggtggaagaatctattAGTCATGCATGTCAAAAAACTGGCCTTTATGGAATAGTGGCAAAGGAAATCCTCGGTTAAAAGAAAGCAATATGAAGTCATCTGTGCCGTTTAACAGAAACCATGCAGagtacacagcaaacatgtaaaagaaggtGCGGAaatcagataagaccaaaattgaactttttaagCCTATATGCAAAGCAGAAAACGAACACTGCTCGTGACCTTGAAAATGTttcatccccacagtgaaacatggtgttggtaCAATCATGCTACGGGGATGCTTTAAATAATAcactaaaacacataaaaatacaataatgtgtgaaaatggcctagttaaagtccagacctaaatcaaattgaaaATCAGCGGCAAGACTTGAttattgatgttcacagattgTCTCCATCCAATCGGACTGAACTATGAGTGCTTTGCAAAGAATATGGAACAGTTTAttctccagatgtgcaaagctggcagacATAAACCGCTTGCAGTTGTTACTACAGTTGTTACTATAGTTGTTACTATAGTGAaagctgtttctacaaagtAGGGGGATTAATACAAATGAAGGCCACATTtccaccatgttttttattagtgAAAACATTGAAATTTTATGCATCAATTTCTCTGCACACTTCTGCACCAGTAGCTATAgtcataaaacacaaataacccATATTgagatttgtggttgtaatgtgacagatGTGGAGAATTTAAGGAGTATGAACTCATTTGCAAGACccaaaattaaattgaaaattaatttacaaagataatgtttacatttaatcagaatcagaatctgctttattgccaagttcgtacgtacaaacaaggaatttgactccagtacactttactctctgggttgttttttggttttgtttaatgcatttttaataatatatatttatgcttatatctttatgtccttaaatatacatatatacaaaggtggatttgcaacttcagtatgcagttgtttggtactctattaaatgttcaacagagaaacagcctgggggaagaaactgtctttgcggcggctggttttagtaaacagtgctctgtagcaacggcctgaaggtaaaactctaaacagtttatataaattttaagattaatttctgaaaaaaaaaaaatggtgacAAACAGCTCCTGTGGGAGGACAGTGATTTTTCCTCTAATGCTTTTTTATGTGTGATTTTGCTTCTATTTAAATGAGTCAGAAAAATCTCTTGGTGATAAATGAAGTAAAGGTGTCTCAGCAGGGCCAGCCGAGGTAATTAAAGGCTTTTCAATAAAGTGAgctctttaaatgcaaatgcagCATTGAATGAAGAACAAAAGGCATAGGATGTGCCTGTATTGGAAATTGGTCATTTTATAACAAAATTCATTTCATTATAAATTCAGTTCAGTCAACAGCTAAATCCTGACAGTGCAGTAAATCCTGATAGAGGGGTGCGGGCTGTTGGAGTGCAAATTTGTAGCTGATTTCCTTGTGATGGGTGACACTGAGGGTTGTCTTGGTGCCCATGTAAAGGTCTGTTTCCGCTCCACATGGTTATTTTCGAGCCCCTCAGCTCTGTTTCACATTGATTTTATTCGCACATTTATAAGATCAGACTGTCATTAAACCACAACTGTTTGCCATCACCCTTTAAGACACTTGGACAATAATATTAGTCTGATCTGGTCATATTTTATTAGCACACTGAAGGTTTTACTGCCTATTTACAACAATCATATTTAACTCTTGTTTTGGTAAACGCTGTTGCGCTTGGCAACTTTTATACATAGCTTCTATAAATGCACTTAGAGTTAAATCATTCACAAATCAATATAGAAAGCGACTGGCCACACATAATCAgcccagtaaaataaaaagcataaaaacacacagatgaTTGCGATGCGCTTTTACGCACGACGGATACATAATAACCAAGCGACGTGACaattcatttctttttaatttaaagtaaaatattctTGCGGCTCCACACGAGCCCGAACTATCTCATAGAATCGAGCGACGACATTATGGTCAATCAGCGTGATAATGGCATCCGACTTGCGCTTTACAGTCGTCCGCATCCAGTGCGCCTTGGTTACAGTTTGCCAAACACATTACGCGCGTCATTAAATCGCTCCCGGAGTCTTTAAACCACTATCTTCTGCGGACCACAGCCCGCAGCTTGTCCCTAAACTCCTTCCTCATGAGGCAGTAAATGATCGGGTTCAGGCAGCTGTTGGTGTGCGCCAGACACACGGTGAGCGGGAACACGTACGTGTGGACTATGTAATACGCACTGTCCCAGTTGGCAAAGTTCAGTTTGACCAAGACACTCCACAGGGTGATGGCGTGGTTCGGCatccagcagaagaagaaggacAGCATGACGATGGTGATGGACTTGGTCACCTGAGACCTCCGTTTGGGGTTGCTTGTTTTCATGCTCCGCTTGCGGATGAAGCGCAGCAGCATGAAGTAGCTGACTGAAACTATGGACATGGGTAAAACAAAGCCTACAACTATCTTCTGGATGTGGTAAACTGCTAACCAGTACTGTCCGCCCGGAAACCTCAGCAGGCACAGTTTCTCTCCCGTCACGTTCGTGACTGTTGAGAAAATCGACGTGGGCGCGGTGGCCAGAGTTGCCAGAGTCCAAATAACTGCGCAGACCCATTTGGCGGAGCAAGACCTCTGCACGGTTCGGTTCTTCAGAGCCGAGGCCAGGGACCAGTAACGGGTCACGCTCATCGCGGTGAGGAAGAAGACGCTGGCGTACATGTTCATCACGGTGACGGACAGGACGATCTTGCACATGGCGTCTCCAAACGGCCAGCTGAAGTCCATGGCCGTGTCCACGGCCCAGAAGGGCAGCGTCAGCACGAACTGGAGGTCCGTCACCGCCAGGTTGAGCACAAAGAAGTTCACCCTGGACTTCCTGCGCTCCTGTCTGACcctgatgaagaagaggacCAGCAGGTTGCCAACCAGACCCGCGGCGCACACCACGGAGTAGACGAGGCAGATAAGGACCCTGAGGACCGGACTCCCGTCAGCCGTCACGTCGATGTCCTCCAGTTTGCTGAAGAGGTCCAGTCTGAGTGACCTGTTCAGATAAATGCTCTCATTGCCTTCACTCATACTGTCAGCATTtgtactttattttaatttaaacgcCTGGACATTTATTCCCAAACAGAGCTGGACCTTGCAGTGCTGCCATCCCAACTTCCCATCTCCTCCTTGAAGACGCGCAATCTTCTAACACAACCTCCAGCTACTGACAGGACCGCTCCACCCCCTGCCTCTCTCTCATTCAGACTATGGGTGGGGTTAGACGCTCATTGGCGAGCCTGACGCAGAGTGCATCCATCAGGCTTGCGCGCAAAGAAGCGCCAGTGTTCTTCTCCACAAAGACGAAATCAAATCCAATAGTCTTATATAAATCTAGTGATTAACATTAAAGTATTAGTTGTGGCGTGTCTGAAGCCTGTAAAATGCAGCTGGATGTCTGAGTTTGTTCTCCTCAAAAGACGTTGAAAGTTAATCACCAACTGACTGCTGCCACCCAGTGACcaactgaaatgttttcatgtaaaaacGTCAGAAATTTCCAGACTCAACTCCAACTCCAGATTTTTTCAAGCCTTTACAttcaaaatccaaaattcacTATGAGTTAATGGCAGATTTTTATACAGCGTGTATGCTTTCAATATGAAGCTGCAAAAAAAAGAGACTAAGAGGAAAGAATAGAGGAAAGGACGAACAACGaaaggagaaaagaaggaaaagggGACGCAAGAATCGACACAAgggaaagaaggaaaaagaaaggaaTAAAAGGACACATgagggaaaaatataaaaaaaaagtttgtacacAATGAACGAAAGGAGGGAAAAATgcaaggaaggacacaaggaagaatGGATGGACAAGAATAAGCAACGCAAGTAAAAACAGAAGGTAGGATGCACACAAAGGAAAATGAGGAAGAATGCAAGGAAGGAATCAAGAAGGAAGGATTGTcacaaagaaggaagaaaatgaaaattgaACAACAAGAATAGTTTGGAAAAATCTGAAATCCATTCCATACTTTTCGATATTGTGTAGCAGCACTGTACAGTACAGCAGGAATGCTTCAACACTAAAACTGCAGAAATAAATGGAAACACGGATTTAGCAGAATGCATTTTATTACATCTACT is from Girardinichthys multiradiatus isolate DD_20200921_A chromosome 4, DD_fGirMul_XY1, whole genome shotgun sequence and encodes:
- the rxfp3.3a1 gene encoding relaxin-3 receptor 1, yielding MSEGNESIYLNRSLRLDLFSKLEDIDVTADGSPVLRVLICLVYSVVCAAGLVGNLLVLFFIRVRQERRKSRVNFFVLNLAVTDLQFVLTLPFWAVDTAMDFSWPFGDAMCKIVLSVTVMNMYASVFFLTAMSVTRYWSLASALKNRTVQRSCSAKWVCAVIWTLATLATAPTSIFSTVTNVTGEKLCLLRFPGGQYWLAVYHIQKIVVGFVLPMSIVSVSYFMLLRFIRKRSMKTSNPKRRSQVTKSITIVMLSFFFCWMPNHAITLWSVLVKLNFANWDSAYYIVHTYVFPLTVCLAHTNSCLNPIIYCLMRKEFRDKLRAVVRRR